A section of the Sphingomonas sp. LT1P40 genome encodes:
- a CDS encoding DUF2141 domain-containing protein, with protein sequence MISRFAIAVFTAFTITAVPAAAQPVLGEDAVACSGGAGSAIRVNVTGLKDRSGRLKLELYPANEDDFLKDDTKLKNESKFFRRIWAQTPGAGAVTMCIKAPRAGRYALLFTHDRDGKNKFNFWKDGAGFPSNRKLGRSRPKLAEAMINVGGGVTRVTIRAQYLRGLSGFAPYDPND encoded by the coding sequence ATGATTTCACGTTTCGCGATTGCCGTGTTCACTGCCTTTACGATCACCGCCGTTCCCGCCGCCGCCCAGCCCGTGCTGGGCGAGGACGCCGTTGCATGCTCGGGCGGCGCGGGATCGGCGATCCGCGTCAACGTCACCGGGCTGAAGGATCGCAGCGGCCGGCTGAAGCTGGAGCTGTATCCGGCAAACGAGGACGATTTCCTGAAAGACGACACCAAGCTGAAGAACGAGAGCAAGTTTTTCCGCCGCATCTGGGCACAGACGCCGGGTGCGGGCGCGGTGACGATGTGCATCAAGGCACCGCGCGCGGGCCGCTATGCGCTGCTCTTCACGCACGACCGCGACGGCAAGAACAAATTCAACTTCTGGAAGGACGGCGCAGGCTTTCCCAGCAACCGCAAGCTCGGTCGCAGCCGCCCCAAGCTGGCCGAGGCGATGATCAATGTCGGCGGCGGGGTCACGCGGGTGACGATCCGCGCGCAATATCTGCGCGGCCTGTCGGGCTTTGCGCCCTATGATCCGAACGACTGA
- a CDS encoding alkaline phosphatase D family protein encodes MTVRIDRRSFLLTGTLGLGAFAIPGFAQTATVAAARGFTHAVASGEPGTESMLLWTRYVASGDSAKLRVEVSESGDFAKIVAGGEAITGPWRDWTAKITVTGLKPGTRYHYRFIAPDGTMSPVGRTRTLPQGDISRFGIAIFSCSNIGFGYFNAYAHAAVRDDIDLAVHLGDYIYEYPHGFYPTAAQLVDSRLPLPATEILHLADYRLRYASYRSDPDLQALHTAKPMLIQWDDHEAANDAWEGGAQNHMSATEGEWSIRRAAAIQAWREWMPVSDEPWKSYQIGRLATLFRTETRLGARTRPPSAAPLLAADDPVAALKAFRDGAWQDPAMTMMGWAQEAWIAAELARSVKAGTHWQVAGFGTIMGRSVTPKQAVEWLRPDAPESVKRLVTGGVKLAALGLPMNLDNWGGYPAARARFLKAAQAANANLVVIAGDSHNAWAFDLAQDGKPAGVEFAGHAVTSPGYEGSTAADPKVIAAALVETNRELTWSDTSQRGYMALTLTPQRVRNDWIFVDTVLQRTPSARIGHSAVVLPGRRIMA; translated from the coding sequence ATGACCGTCCGTATCGATCGCCGCTCCTTTCTCCTGACCGGCACGCTGGGCCTCGGCGCCTTCGCCATTCCTGGTTTCGCGCAGACCGCCACCGTCGCGGCGGCACGCGGCTTCACCCATGCCGTCGCCAGCGGTGAGCCGGGAACGGAGTCGATGCTGTTGTGGACCCGCTATGTCGCCAGCGGCGACTCTGCGAAGCTGCGGGTCGAGGTGTCGGAGAGCGGCGACTTTGCGAAAATCGTCGCGGGCGGCGAGGCGATCACCGGGCCGTGGCGCGACTGGACGGCAAAGATCACGGTCACCGGCCTGAAGCCGGGTACGCGCTATCATTACCGCTTCATCGCGCCCGACGGGACGATGTCGCCGGTAGGCCGCACGCGCACCTTGCCACAGGGCGATATCTCGCGGTTCGGCATCGCAATCTTCTCCTGCTCGAACATCGGTTTCGGCTATTTCAACGCCTATGCGCATGCTGCGGTACGCGACGACATCGACCTCGCCGTGCATCTGGGCGACTATATCTACGAATATCCGCACGGCTTTTATCCAACGGCGGCGCAGCTGGTGGACAGCCGCCTGCCGCTGCCCGCGACCGAGATCCTCCATCTCGCCGACTATCGGCTGCGCTATGCCAGCTATCGCAGCGATCCAGACCTGCAGGCCTTGCACACGGCCAAGCCGATGCTGATCCAGTGGGACGATCACGAAGCGGCGAACGATGCCTGGGAGGGCGGCGCGCAGAACCACATGTCAGCCACGGAGGGCGAGTGGAGCATCCGGCGCGCGGCGGCGATACAGGCGTGGCGCGAATGGATGCCGGTGTCGGACGAGCCGTGGAAATCATACCAGATCGGCCGCCTCGCCACCTTGTTCCGCACCGAGACGCGGCTGGGCGCGCGGACCAGACCGCCGTCCGCCGCACCTTTGCTCGCCGCCGACGATCCGGTCGCGGCGTTGAAGGCGTTCCGCGACGGGGCGTGGCAGGATCCGGCAATGACGATGATGGGCTGGGCGCAGGAGGCATGGATCGCCGCGGAACTGGCGCGCTCGGTCAAGGCCGGAACGCACTGGCAGGTCGCCGGCTTCGGCACGATCATGGGCAGGTCGGTGACGCCGAAACAGGCGGTGGAATGGCTGCGGCCCGACGCGCCGGAAAGCGTGAAGCGCCTCGTCACCGGCGGCGTGAAGCTCGCCGCGCTGGGCCTGCCGATGAACCTCGACAATTGGGGCGGCTATCCGGCGGCGCGGGCGCGGTTCCTGAAGGCGGCACAGGCGGCGAATGCGAATTTGGTGGTGATCGCGGGCGACAGCCATAACGCATGGGCATTCGATCTGGCACAGGATGGCAAGCCGGCGGGCGTCGAGTTCGCCGGGCATGCGGTGACGTCACCCGGCTATGAGGGATCGACTGCCGCCGATCCGAAGGTGATCGCCGCCGCACTGGTCGAGACCAATCGCGAGCTCACATGGAGCGATACTTCGCAGCGCGGTTATATGGCGCTGACATTGACGCCGCAGCGGGTGCGCAACGACTGGATTTTTGTCGATACCGTGCTGCAGCGGACACCCTCTGCCAGGATCGGCCATAGCGCAGTCGTGCTGCCGGGGCGAAGGATCATGGCCTGA
- a CDS encoding glycosyltransferase produces the protein MRIVDVNEYYSPTGGGVRTYLDRKMRIMAELGHELIVIAPWEEDRIEDRPDGGRIYWVKSPPLILDKNYWLFRDGEPVTRLLDQLKPDVVENCSPWQPAWFLGEWDQGKALKVFFAHNDNMGAYPHRWLEGIATPDTIERWFSWYTRYMDKFLTQYDAFVTNGPALAKRYRKRGLHVDAAMPLGIDRNHFSPDLRDEALRASMLAQLDLPPEGHLLIGLGRHHKEKRWPTVIDAVEQAGADMPVGLMLLGDGPQRAALERQIGGNRHIRLFRPVYDRERFCRILASADALIHGSDQEPFGLVACEALASGLPLIVPDDGGCAEVADPLFAETYRGRDSLSAADAIRRLFARDQSILKAAARHAAGNVLSDRDHVIALLALYSELLAERDGGVARRQRA, from the coding sequence ATGCGCATCGTCGACGTCAACGAATATTACTCGCCGACCGGCGGCGGCGTGCGCACTTATCTCGACCGCAAGATGCGGATCATGGCCGAGCTGGGCCATGAGCTGATCGTCATCGCGCCATGGGAAGAAGACCGGATCGAGGACCGCCCCGATGGCGGGCGCATCTATTGGGTCAAATCCCCGCCGCTGATTCTCGACAAGAATTACTGGCTGTTCCGCGACGGTGAGCCGGTCACGCGGCTGCTCGACCAGCTGAAACCCGACGTGGTCGAGAATTGCTCGCCCTGGCAGCCCGCCTGGTTTCTGGGCGAATGGGATCAGGGCAAGGCGCTGAAGGTGTTCTTCGCGCATAACGACAATATGGGCGCCTATCCGCATCGCTGGTTGGAGGGGATTGCCACCCCCGACACGATCGAACGCTGGTTCAGCTGGTACACGCGCTACATGGACAAGTTCCTGACCCAGTACGACGCATTCGTCACCAACGGTCCGGCGCTGGCGAAACGCTATCGAAAGCGCGGGCTGCATGTCGATGCGGCGATGCCGTTGGGGATCGACCGCAACCATTTCTCGCCCGATCTGCGCGACGAAGCGCTGCGCGCGTCGATGCTGGCGCAGCTCGACCTGCCGCCGGAGGGGCATTTGCTGATTGGGCTTGGGCGCCATCACAAGGAAAAGCGCTGGCCGACGGTGATCGACGCGGTCGAACAGGCCGGGGCCGACATGCCGGTCGGGCTGATGCTGCTGGGCGACGGGCCGCAGCGCGCGGCGCTGGAGCGACAGATCGGCGGCAACCGCCACATTCGGCTGTTTCGCCCGGTCTATGACCGCGAGCGTTTCTGCCGCATCCTTGCCAGCGCCGACGCGCTGATCCACGGATCGGATCAGGAACCGTTCGGGCTGGTGGCGTGCGAGGCGCTGGCATCGGGCCTGCCGCTGATCGTGCCCGATGACGGTGGCTGTGCGGAGGTCGCCGACCCGCTGTTCGCCGAAACCTATCGTGGGCGCGATTCGCTGTCCGCCGCCGATGCGATCCGGCGGTTGTTCGCGCGCGATCAGTCGATTCTGAAGGCGGCGGCACGGCATGCCGCTGGCAATGTCCTGTCCGACCGCGATCACGTGATCGCGCTGCTCGCGCTTTATTCGGAGCTGCTTGCCGAACGCGACGGCGGGGTTGCCAGACGCCAGAGGGCGTAA
- the maiA gene encoding maleylacetoacetate isomerase: protein MILYDYFRSSAAFRVRIALNLKGVEYERVEVHLVKGEQRSPEHVTRNPQGFVPALDIGGGQILTQSLAIIEWLDSACPEPRLIPADPLARADAMAQALVIAADIHPINNLRILKRLESQFDADENAKAEWYRHWIAEGFTALEAMSRKGPFLGGDAPGIADVMLVPQMYNARRFELPLEAYPKLVAADAAACALEAFAAASPDRTKPA from the coding sequence ATGATCCTCTATGACTATTTCCGCTCCTCCGCCGCCTTTCGCGTGCGGATCGCGCTCAATCTGAAGGGCGTCGAGTACGAGCGGGTGGAGGTGCATCTGGTGAAGGGGGAGCAGCGCTCGCCCGAGCATGTCACGCGCAACCCGCAGGGGTTCGTGCCCGCACTCGACATCGGCGGCGGACAAATCCTGACGCAAAGCCTCGCCATCATCGAATGGCTCGATTCGGCCTGTCCCGAACCGCGACTGATCCCCGCCGATCCGCTGGCGCGGGCCGACGCGATGGCACAGGCGCTGGTGATCGCCGCCGACATCCACCCGATCAACAATCTGCGCATCCTAAAGCGCCTCGAATCCCAGTTCGACGCGGACGAGAACGCCAAGGCCGAGTGGTATCGCCACTGGATCGCTGAAGGGTTCACCGCGCTGGAGGCAATGTCGAGAAAAGGTCCGTTTCTGGGCGGCGATGCGCCGGGTATTGCCGACGTGATGCTGGTCCCGCAAATGTACAATGCCCGCCGGTTCGAGCTGCCGCTGGAAGCTTATCCAAAGTTGGTCGCAGCCGATGCCGCCGCCTGTGCGCTTGAGGCGTTTGCCGCCGCGAGTCCCGACCGGACCAAACCGGCATGA
- a CDS encoding ArnT family glycosyltransferase, which translates to MSAAALPRWLILIGVALAARAITFGNPILHVDEELYFVAARAMLDGALPFVDIWDRKPVGLFLLYAPAAALGFPTGIWAYQVLALACLVATAMLAARLARRAGWERGALAAGVAVILWPNLIDGQGGQAPVFYNLLMIAAAALIAPRDDDAARPRRRFATGFAAMTLVGLALQVKYAAVFEGLFFGLWLLWREWRLGRSLPGILAVAVPLAGVALVPTLAGWAIYARMGHGDAWLYANFLSILDRNPDPWIEQIANLAAILLILSPLLAAAALAWRTRGAAPVAGFLFVWALASVVGLLIFGSYFDHYALPLIPPLAIAAAGFFGLHRRFALWTLVLVFLGGQVILFTKRTTRGTPGEVAAIAQVIGSGPGCLHVYSGSTMLYPMTGRCAVTRWIFPSHLSRIRERGAIGVEQEAEIDRILRARPEWVVMRKPYRGERPEIRAQMLAGVQRDYRQVTILPLGNERYALWRLATPPSRSASSSE; encoded by the coding sequence GTGAGTGCCGCCGCGCTGCCCCGCTGGCTGATCTTGATTGGCGTTGCGCTGGCGGCGCGGGCGATCACCTTCGGCAACCCGATCCTGCATGTCGACGAGGAGCTGTATTTCGTCGCGGCGCGGGCGATGCTCGACGGGGCATTGCCGTTCGTCGATATCTGGGACCGCAAGCCGGTGGGGCTGTTCCTGCTCTATGCGCCCGCTGCCGCTTTGGGTTTTCCGACGGGGATCTGGGCGTATCAGGTGCTGGCGCTGGCATGTCTGGTGGCAACGGCGATGCTCGCGGCACGGCTGGCAAGGCGCGCCGGGTGGGAGCGCGGCGCACTGGCGGCGGGGGTTGCGGTCATCCTGTGGCCGAACCTGATCGATGGACAGGGTGGGCAGGCACCGGTTTTCTACAATCTGCTGATGATCGCTGCGGCCGCGCTGATCGCGCCGCGTGACGACGATGCAGCGCGGCCAAGGCGGCGCTTCGCCACCGGGTTTGCGGCAATGACGCTGGTCGGGCTGGCGTTGCAGGTCAAATATGCAGCGGTGTTCGAGGGGCTGTTCTTCGGGCTGTGGCTGCTGTGGCGCGAGTGGCGGTTGGGACGCAGCCTTCCCGGTATCTTGGCTGTAGCGGTGCCACTGGCGGGGGTTGCGCTGGTGCCGACGCTGGCGGGGTGGGCGATCTATGCGCGAATGGGGCACGGGGATGCATGGCTCTACGCCAATTTCCTGTCGATTCTCGATCGCAACCCCGACCCGTGGATCGAGCAGATCGCCAATCTCGCCGCCATCCTCCTGATCCTGTCGCCGTTGCTCGCCGCCGCCGCGCTGGCATGGCGAACGCGTGGGGCCGCGCCAGTCGCCGGGTTCCTGTTCGTTTGGGCGCTGGCAAGCGTGGTCGGGTTACTGATCTTCGGGTCGTATTTCGACCACTATGCCCTGCCGCTGATCCCGCCGCTAGCCATCGCCGCTGCCGGGTTCTTCGGGCTGCACCGGCGCTTCGCACTGTGGACACTGGTGCTGGTGTTCCTCGGCGGTCAGGTGATCCTGTTCACCAAGCGCACCACGCGCGGCACGCCGGGCGAAGTCGCGGCCATCGCGCAAGTCATCGGCAGCGGCCCCGGATGCCTGCACGTCTATTCCGGCTCAACCATGTTGTATCCGATGACCGGGCGTTGCGCCGTCACCCGCTGGATCTTCCCCAGCCATCTAAGCCGAATCCGCGAGCGCGGTGCGATCGGGGTGGAGCAGGAAGCAGAGATCGACCGCATCTTGCGCGCGCGGCCTGAATGGGTGGTGATGCGCAAACCCTATCGTGGGGAACGTCCGGAGATTCGAGCGCAGATGCTGGCGGGTGTTCAGCGCGATTACCGGCAGGTGACGATCCTGCCGCTCGGCAACGAGCGTTACGCCCTCTGGCGTCTGGCAACCCCGCCGTCGCGTTCGGCAAGCAGCTCCGAATAA
- a CDS encoding TonB-dependent receptor codes for MRRASAVLLLALPFPALAQEEVVITGRGLDAPPGEAAYAVTEIDRERLTDTASGRFEDVLRDAAGAAQFRRADSRSAHPSAQGITLRGLGGNASSRALLLLDGVPQADPFGGWVPFPAYLPDRLASVRITRGGGSGYHGAGALAGTIELNSAGADELGPLTLAAFGGSRESVDLVATGGVGLGDGSLTVGGQFARGDGFVPIVAEDRGSADRAAPYRQASLALRSVFPVGETVELQANLSGFSDERERGTAFTDVRSQGADASVRLVGRGDWRWAALAYLQHREFASGFASVNATRDTATATLDQHVPATGAGARIELEPPIGSGATLRIGGDLRHTAGRTQELYTFVAGSPTRRRMAGGETLTGGLFADLSLERGSLTLNAGGRVDRWTLTGGSLFEAALAGGVPITDTAFVDRSGWEGSGRAGAALRLSPMLSLRTAAYAGWRLPTLNELYRPFRAGTDATAANPLLNPERVQGVEAGIDLTPAPSLTLRATAYWNRIDGAIGNVTLGTGPGNFPGVGFVAAGGAYRQRQNLDAVIAKGGEIDLRWRAGPWRASASYAFTDAQVEASGAAAALDGLRPAQTARHQGSATFGWSKSRTALSLTGRYTAPQFEDDQNARTLAKAFTLDARAALPVTDSLSLEARGENLTDTRVETAITGNDIVERAAPRTLWLGLRYRLR; via the coding sequence ATGAGGCGCGCGAGCGCCGTGCTTCTCCTTGCCCTGCCCTTTCCCGCCCTTGCGCAGGAAGAAGTCGTGATTACCGGACGCGGGCTCGATGCGCCGCCGGGCGAAGCCGCCTATGCGGTGACCGAAATCGACCGCGAGCGGCTGACCGATACCGCCAGCGGGCGGTTCGAGGATGTGCTGCGCGATGCCGCCGGGGCGGCGCAGTTCCGTCGCGCCGATTCGCGTTCCGCGCATCCGAGCGCACAGGGGATCACATTGCGCGGGCTGGGCGGCAATGCGTCGAGCCGCGCGCTGCTACTGCTCGACGGGGTGCCACAGGCCGATCCGTTCGGCGGCTGGGTGCCGTTCCCCGCCTATTTGCCCGACCGGCTCGCGTCGGTGCGCATCACGCGTGGCGGGGGCAGCGGCTATCACGGTGCGGGGGCATTGGCGGGGACGATCGAACTGAACAGCGCTGGGGCGGATGAACTGGGTCCGCTGACGCTGGCCGCGTTCGGTGGGAGCCGCGAGTCAGTCGATCTGGTGGCGACCGGAGGCGTCGGGCTGGGTGACGGATCGCTGACGGTCGGAGGTCAGTTCGCGCGCGGCGACGGGTTCGTGCCAATCGTGGCGGAGGATCGCGGGTCAGCAGACCGCGCCGCGCCGTACCGTCAGGCAAGCCTCGCGCTGCGTTCGGTATTCCCGGTCGGCGAAACCGTCGAACTTCAGGCCAATCTCTCCGGCTTCAGCGACGAGCGTGAACGCGGCACTGCCTTTACGGATGTCCGCAGCCAGGGCGCGGACGCCAGCGTCCGGCTGGTCGGACGCGGTGACTGGCGCTGGGCGGCGCTCGCCTATCTCCAGCACCGCGAGTTTGCGAGCGGGTTCGCCAGCGTCAATGCCACCCGCGACACGGCGACCGCGACGCTCGACCAGCATGTCCCAGCCACCGGCGCAGGCGCGCGGATCGAGCTGGAACCGCCCATCGGCAGCGGCGCGACGCTTCGCATCGGCGGCGACCTGCGTCACACGGCGGGGCGCACGCAGGAGCTTTACACCTTCGTCGCGGGCAGCCCGACGCGCCGGCGCATGGCGGGCGGCGAGACCCTGACCGGCGGGCTGTTTGCGGATCTCAGTCTGGAGCGCGGGTCGCTAACGCTGAATGCGGGCGGGCGCGTCGATCGCTGGACGCTCACCGGCGGATCGCTGTTCGAGGCAGCGCTGGCGGGCGGCGTGCCGATCACGGACACGGCCTTTGTCGACCGCAGCGGGTGGGAGGGCAGCGGACGCGCGGGCGCGGCGTTGCGGCTGTCGCCCATGCTGTCGTTGCGCACCGCCGCCTATGCCGGGTGGCGGCTGCCGACGCTCAACGAACTCTATCGCCCGTTCCGCGCCGGAACCGACGCCACCGCCGCCAACCCGCTGTTGAACCCCGAGCGGGTGCAGGGCGTGGAGGCGGGCATTGACTTGACCCCCGCGCCATCGCTCACGCTGCGCGCCACCGCCTATTGGAACCGCATCGACGGCGCGATCGGCAATGTCACATTGGGCACCGGCCCCGGCAATTTCCCCGGCGTCGGCTTCGTCGCAGCGGGCGGCGCGTATCGTCAGCGACAGAATCTGGACGCGGTGATCGCCAAGGGCGGCGAGATCGACCTGCGCTGGCGTGCGGGGCCGTGGCGGGCAAGCGCATCTTATGCCTTTACCGATGCGCAGGTCGAGGCATCGGGCGCGGCGGCGGCACTGGACGGGCTGCGTCCCGCGCAGACCGCGCGACATCAGGGATCGGCAACATTTGGCTGGTCGAAGAGCCGCACCGCGCTTTCGTTGACCGGACGCTACACCGCGCCGCAGTTCGAGGACGACCAAAACGCCCGCACGCTGGCCAAAGCGTTCACGCTCGACGCGCGGGCTGCGCTGCCCGTCACCGATTCGCTCTCGCTCGAAGCTCGGGGCGAGAATCTCACTGACACGCGCGTCGAGACCGCGATCACCGGAAACGACATCGTCGAGCGTGCCGCACCGCGTACCCTGTGGCTGGGACTGCGCTACCGTTTGCGCTGA
- a CDS encoding glycosyltransferase, with the protein MTDQLPLAGHILSFAQTLKGGGVERALIRMADGWARAGRRVTLVIGDASGALAHELPDGVTVRELGNGSYRALFGLPAIVRELSPDVIFCPGNHYTGAAWWLRTRLGTACPPLVGKVSNALVRPDLPRGAGAAYRAWLRMHPGFLDAVVAMTPAMAGEAVGAMGLSPQHVHVIPNPPTRPIPGAPPPPMPDAPFLLGVGRLAPQKRWDRLIAAMPRLHDGNVKLLILGEGEARESLERLVERLGLRGRVLMPGHAPDPLPAIARAAAVVLTSEYEGVPGVLREAIAAGTPAIATDSSVAIHELIDSSAVGTIVPPGDRARLVGALNHWLTPGRARAVPRVETGPDPIAAYLELFDGLVAQRKR; encoded by the coding sequence ATGACCGATCAATTGCCCCTTGCCGGACATATCCTGAGCTTTGCCCAGACGCTCAAAGGGGGTGGGGTCGAACGCGCGCTGATCCGGATGGCGGATGGTTGGGCACGCGCCGGACGCCGGGTCACATTGGTGATCGGCGATGCCAGCGGGGCGCTGGCGCACGAGCTTCCGGACGGTGTCACGGTGCGCGAATTGGGCAATGGCAGCTATCGCGCGCTGTTCGGCTTGCCCGCTATCGTGCGCGAATTGTCGCCCGACGTCATTTTCTGCCCCGGCAATCATTATACCGGTGCCGCCTGGTGGTTGCGCACCCGGCTGGGCACGGCATGTCCGCCATTGGTGGGCAAGGTGTCCAACGCGCTGGTGCGGCCCGATCTGCCGCGCGGCGCGGGGGCCGCATATCGCGCGTGGCTGCGGATGCATCCCGGTTTCCTCGACGCGGTGGTAGCGATGACCCCGGCGATGGCGGGAGAAGCGGTGGGCGCGATGGGCCTGTCCCCGCAGCATGTCCATGTGATCCCCAATCCCCCGACCCGGCCGATCCCCGGCGCGCCGCCGCCGCCGATGCCCGATGCACCGTTCCTGCTGGGCGTCGGGCGGCTGGCACCGCAAAAGCGCTGGGACCGGCTGATCGCCGCCATGCCCCGGCTGCATGACGGCAATGTGAAATTGCTGATCTTGGGTGAGGGCGAGGCGCGCGAGTCGCTGGAACGGCTGGTCGAGCGGCTGGGGTTACGGGGTCGTGTGCTGATGCCGGGCCATGCCCCCGATCCGCTGCCCGCGATCGCGCGCGCCGCTGCGGTGGTGCTGACGTCGGAATATGAGGGCGTGCCGGGGGTATTGCGCGAGGCGATCGCGGCGGGCACCCCCGCCATCGCCACTGATTCGAGCGTGGCGATTCACGAGCTGATCGATTCATCCGCAGTGGGCACGATCGTGCCGCCGGGGGACCGCGCGCGGCTGGTCGGCGCGCTCAATCACTGGCTGACACCGGGACGGGCGCGTGCGGTGCCGCGTGTCGAGACGGGCCCGGACCCGATTGCGGCGTATCTTGAGTTGTTCGACGGGTTGGTCGCTCAGCGCAAACGGTAG
- a CDS encoding dipeptidyl-peptidase 3 family protein, which yields MRKPVILALLLATTACNQTPPADNTTATAETADYDLAAQKAKLAVIEMKPDVSFLNAEERQVVNLLIQASEQMSLIYRAQRDANWKQTRAAIEKAGGGLNLEMYDRYYGPWDDLAENRAFFGTTGKMPEGAGFYPTDLTKEAFDAYLAANPGEKAALTSPYTIVVRDGAKLKAIPYSVAFKTELTEAARLLNEAAAITTNPSLKKFLSLRAKAFLTDDYYESELAWMDLKDTPIEVAIGPYEVYTDRLHGQKTAFESFVTLKDPEESAALDKYKKYLRDMEANLPVDEKLKNFQRGFESPIAVAEQVRGGGDSVPGIQTVAFNLPNDERVREAKGAKKVILSNVLGAKYDRILAPMAPLVLGAEQSKLVVKKYMQLETLFHELSHSLGPGTITVAGKKTTVSEALKDQASGLEEAKADVMGAWNILFMMRKGELPAAEKSQLFATYLVGTFRAMRWGIEEAHGQGAAMQYNYMKAKGAFAWDEAAGRYRIDNAKFEIALRDLLRDMIVLQHNGDYAGVKAFMAKWAKLDPHAQKVIASMQAIPVDILPVYPDKV from the coding sequence ATGCGCAAGCCCGTCATCCTCGCCCTGCTTCTCGCCACCACCGCGTGCAACCAGACCCCGCCCGCCGACAACACGACGGCCACCGCCGAGACCGCAGACTATGACCTCGCCGCGCAAAAGGCGAAGCTGGCGGTGATCGAGATGAAGCCGGATGTCAGCTTCCTCAATGCCGAAGAACGGCAGGTGGTGAACCTGCTGATCCAGGCGTCGGAGCAAATGTCGCTGATCTACCGCGCTCAGCGTGATGCGAACTGGAAGCAGACCCGCGCCGCGATCGAGAAAGCGGGCGGCGGACTGAATCTCGAAATGTACGACCGTTATTACGGACCGTGGGACGATCTGGCGGAGAACCGTGCGTTTTTCGGCACCACCGGCAAGATGCCGGAGGGGGCGGGCTTCTATCCCACCGACCTGACCAAGGAAGCGTTCGACGCCTATCTCGCCGCCAATCCGGGCGAAAAGGCGGCGCTGACCAGCCCCTACACCATCGTCGTGCGCGACGGCGCGAAGCTGAAGGCGATCCCCTATTCGGTGGCATTCAAAACCGAACTGACCGAGGCGGCGCGGCTGCTCAACGAAGCGGCGGCGATCACCACCAACCCCAGCCTGAAAAAATTCCTGTCGTTGCGCGCGAAAGCGTTTCTGACCGACGATTATTACGAGTCGGAACTGGCGTGGATGGACCTGAAGGACACGCCGATCGAAGTCGCGATCGGGCCGTATGAGGTCTATACCGACCGGCTCCACGGCCAGAAGACCGCGTTCGAGAGTTTCGTGACGCTAAAGGACCCCGAAGAGTCCGCCGCGCTCGACAAATACAAGAAATACCTCCGCGACATGGAGGCGAATCTCCCGGTCGATGAAAAGCTCAAGAACTTCCAGCGCGGCTTCGAATCGCCGATCGCGGTCGCCGAACAGGTTCGCGGCGGCGGCGACAGCGTGCCGGGCATTCAGACGGTCGCCTTCAACCTGCCCAATGACGAGCGCGTGCGCGAGGCGAAGGGCGCGAAGAAGGTGATCCTGTCGAACGTGCTGGGCGCGAAATACGACCGTATCCTGGCACCGATGGCGCCGTTGGTGCTCGGCGCAGAGCAGTCGAAGCTTGTTGTGAAGAAATACATGCAGCTGGAAACGCTGTTCCACGAGCTGTCGCACAGCCTGGGACCTGGGACGATCACCGTTGCAGGAAAGAAAACCACGGTGAGCGAGGCGCTCAAGGATCAGGCATCGGGGCTTGAAGAAGCCAAGGCCGATGTCATGGGCGCGTGGAACATCCTGTTCATGATGCGCAAGGGCGAGCTGCCCGCCGCCGAGAAATCGCAGCTGTTCGCCACCTATCTGGTCGGCACGTTCCGCGCGATGCGCTGGGGCATCGAGGAGGCGCACGGGCAGGGCGCGGCGATGCAGTATAACTACATGAAGGCAAAGGGCGCATTCGCGTGGGATGAGGCCGCCGGTCGCTATCGTATCGACAATGCAAAGTTCGAGATCGCGTTGCGCGACCTGCTCCGCGACATGATCGTGTTGCAGCACAATGGCGATTATGCCGGGGTGAAGGCGTTCATGGCGAAATGGGCCAAGCTCGACCCGCACGCGCAAAAGGTGATCGCGTCGATGCAGGCGATCCCGGTCGATATCCTGCCCGTCTATCCCGACAAGGTGTGA